The following proteins are encoded in a genomic region of Corynebacterium atypicum:
- a CDS encoding homoserine dehydrogenase produces the protein MTMPSPQASGNSYTFDGTASARDRRPVGIALLGYGTVGSEVLRLLKSNEETLEHRIEGPIELKGVAVSDASKPRTGVDPELVTEDAMGLILRDDVDVVVEVIGGIEYPRKLVLAALEAGKSVVTANKALVAAHADELARAADEHGVDLYYEAAVAAAIPVVGMLRRSLAGDQIQRVSGIVNGTTNFILDAMDSTGAEYSETLAEATELGYAEADPTADVEGHDAASKAAILASMAFHSRVKFADVSCEGITQITAEDIEAAKEAGYTIKLLAICEKIVDASGQPAVSARVHPALVSREHPLASVSGSYNAVFVEAEAAGNLMFYGNGAGGAPTASAVLGDVVGAARNKYLGGRAPKDLTYAQLPLAQFGDVPTRYHIDLRVHDRVGVLADLAATCASRGISLKAVRQEEDYEVNGHRAARLILVTHTAREQDLADFVANLVESDDVLEVSSVIRLAD, from the coding sequence ATGACCATGCCTTCCCCCCAAGCCAGCGGCAACAGCTACACCTTCGACGGGACCGCGAGCGCCCGCGATCGCCGTCCTGTGGGCATCGCGCTCCTCGGCTACGGCACGGTTGGTTCCGAGGTGCTGCGCCTGTTGAAGTCCAACGAAGAAACGCTGGAACACCGCATCGAGGGGCCGATCGAACTCAAGGGCGTGGCGGTCTCAGACGCCTCGAAGCCGCGTACGGGGGTGGACCCCGAGCTGGTGACTGAGGATGCGATGGGCCTTATTCTGCGCGACGACGTGGACGTGGTCGTGGAGGTTATCGGCGGCATCGAGTACCCGCGCAAGTTGGTCCTCGCGGCGCTGGAGGCCGGAAAGTCGGTGGTGACGGCAAACAAGGCGCTGGTGGCCGCGCACGCCGACGAGCTCGCCCGGGCTGCCGACGAACACGGGGTGGACCTTTATTACGAGGCCGCGGTGGCCGCGGCCATTCCCGTGGTGGGTATGCTGCGCCGCTCGCTGGCAGGCGACCAGATTCAGCGGGTCTCCGGCATCGTCAATGGCACGACGAACTTCATCCTCGACGCGATGGATTCGACCGGCGCCGAGTACTCGGAGACGCTCGCCGAGGCGACCGAGCTGGGATACGCGGAAGCGGACCCTACTGCCGACGTCGAGGGCCACGACGCAGCGAGCAAGGCGGCCATCCTCGCCTCGATGGCCTTCCACAGCCGCGTGAAGTTCGCGGACGTCTCTTGTGAGGGGATCACCCAGATCACGGCCGAGGACATCGAGGCCGCCAAGGAAGCAGGCTACACCATCAAGCTGCTCGCGATCTGCGAGAAGATCGTCGACGCCTCCGGTCAGCCGGCCGTCTCCGCCCGCGTCCATCCGGCACTGGTATCCCGCGAGCACCCGCTGGCGAGTGTCTCGGGTTCCTACAATGCGGTCTTCGTCGAGGCGGAGGCGGCCGGCAACCTGATGTTCTACGGCAACGGCGCTGGCGGCGCGCCTACGGCTTCGGCGGTGCTTGGCGACGTCGTGGGGGCCGCCCGCAACAAGTACCTGGGCGGGCGCGCGCCCAAGGACCTGACGTACGCGCAGCTGCCGTTGGCCCAATTCGGCGACGTGCCCACTCGCTACCACATCGACTTGCGGGTCCACGACCGGGTGGGCGTGCTCGCCGACCTCGCGGCGACGTGTGCATCGCGGGGGATCTCGTTGAAGGCGGTGCGCCAGGAGGAAGACTACGAGGTCAACGGGCACCGCGCGGCCCGGTTGATCCTGGTCACGCACACGGCCCGGGAGCAGGACCTGGCCGATTTCGTGGCAAACTTGGTAGAAAGCGACGACGTCCTCGAGGTCAGCTCGGTCATCCGGCTCGCGGACTAG
- the thrB gene encoding homoserine kinase: MTVELEVGRKVTVKVPGSSANLGPGFDTLGLALEMYDTVEVEVTDSGLEVVIHGEGAKTLPRDGSHLVVRALHAGLAAAGVSAPGLRVTCSNTIPQSRGIGSSAAAAAAGVLAANGLAGGPLDAAQLVQLASSFEGHPDNAGASVLGGGVVSWTEVPVDGVSEPVYRAVRIPVADKIRATVFVPDFLASTQAVRRVLPSHVTHTDARFNVSRTAVLTVALQSHPELLWEGTRDRLHQPYRADVLPVTAEWVNRLRNRGWAAYLSGAGPTCAVLSTTSVDAEIVAEARAAGLKVVELGVSSGPEVTVARS; the protein is encoded by the coding sequence GTGACTGTCGAGTTAGAAGTAGGCCGCAAGGTCACCGTGAAGGTTCCGGGCTCGTCAGCCAACCTTGGCCCCGGCTTTGACACCCTGGGGCTTGCCTTGGAGATGTACGACACGGTCGAGGTGGAGGTCACCGATTCTGGTCTTGAGGTGGTCATCCATGGCGAGGGTGCGAAGACGCTTCCCCGGGACGGTTCCCACCTCGTGGTCCGCGCGCTGCATGCTGGTCTGGCCGCGGCAGGTGTGTCCGCTCCTGGGCTTCGGGTGACCTGTTCGAATACGATTCCGCAGTCGCGCGGCATCGGTTCTTCGGCCGCAGCGGCCGCCGCCGGGGTGCTCGCGGCTAACGGGCTGGCGGGCGGTCCACTGGATGCCGCCCAGCTCGTGCAACTAGCCAGCTCCTTCGAGGGGCATCCGGACAACGCGGGTGCGTCGGTGCTCGGCGGCGGGGTAGTCTCCTGGACCGAGGTGCCCGTGGACGGGGTCAGCGAGCCGGTGTACCGGGCGGTGCGGATCCCCGTCGCCGACAAGATCCGGGCGACGGTGTTTGTGCCCGACTTTCTGGCCTCGACCCAGGCGGTGCGCCGGGTGCTGCCCAGCCACGTCACGCACACCGACGCCCGGTTTAACGTCTCGCGTACCGCGGTGTTGACGGTGGCGCTGCAGTCGCACCCCGAGCTGCTCTGGGAGGGTACGCGCGACCGCCTGCACCAGCCATACCGGGCCGACGTACTGCCGGTGACGGCGGAGTGGGTGAACCGGCTGCGCAATCGCGGGTGGGCCGCCTATCTGTCCGGGGCGGGGCCCACCTGCGCAGTGCTGTCCACGACGTCGGTGGACGCGGAGATCGTCGCGGAGGCGCGCGCGGCCGGCCTCAAGGTGGTCGAACTCGGCGTCTCCTCGGGCCCTGAGGTGACTGTCGCGCGCAGCTAG
- the lysA gene encoding diaminopimelate decarboxylase, with product MTVPKNIPESVRQTVAAYKSQGKSPEEAFNELPANVWPVGAARQEDGVVTVAGVPLPEIAEEYGTPVVVLDEADFRLRARQLARAFGGPEHVHYAAKAYLTRQIARWVDEEGLALDVASAGELAIALAAGFPAGRITVHGNNKTRPFLTQCVRAGVGHVVLDSPGELDLLNAVAGELGRVQPVLVRVTPGVEAHTHEFIATSHEDQKFGFSLASGAAFAAAHGALRAPNLRLEGLHCHVGSQVFDADGFALAAQRVLGLLAKILDELGPGHPGGREGLARQLSILDLGGGFGIAYTAEEDPLDVAGVARDMLAQVSAYAAASGVPEPTVMVEPGRAIVGPAAVTVYEVGTVKDVAIEEGIFRRYLAVDGGMSDNIRPALYDANYDARLVNRFTEGEAVAARIVGSHCESGDIIVHDLLLPADVGVGDLIGIGAAGAYCLAMSSNYNAACRPAVVVVRGGEARLMVRRETIEDLLAREVD from the coding sequence ATGACAGTTCCTAAGAACATACCGGAGTCTGTCCGGCAGACCGTCGCCGCATACAAGAGCCAGGGCAAGAGCCCGGAGGAAGCGTTCAACGAGCTGCCGGCCAACGTGTGGCCGGTGGGCGCGGCCCGCCAGGAAGATGGTGTGGTGACCGTCGCCGGCGTCCCGCTGCCCGAGATCGCTGAGGAGTACGGCACGCCCGTGGTCGTGCTAGATGAAGCGGACTTCAGGCTGCGCGCCCGCCAGCTGGCGCGCGCCTTCGGCGGGCCCGAGCACGTGCACTACGCAGCGAAGGCGTATCTGACTCGGCAGATCGCCCGCTGGGTGGATGAGGAGGGCCTGGCCCTCGACGTCGCGAGTGCTGGTGAGCTGGCCATCGCGCTCGCGGCCGGTTTTCCAGCCGGGCGCATCACCGTGCACGGAAACAATAAGACGCGCCCCTTTTTGACGCAGTGCGTGCGGGCGGGCGTAGGGCATGTGGTCCTCGACTCGCCCGGCGAGCTGGATCTGCTCAACGCGGTGGCCGGCGAGCTGGGTCGGGTCCAGCCGGTGTTGGTGCGCGTGACCCCCGGGGTAGAGGCGCACACCCACGAGTTCATCGCGACCTCGCACGAGGACCAGAAATTTGGGTTCTCGCTGGCTTCCGGAGCGGCGTTTGCCGCGGCCCACGGCGCGTTGAGGGCACCCAACCTGCGCCTCGAGGGCTTGCACTGCCACGTCGGCTCGCAAGTTTTCGACGCGGACGGGTTCGCGCTCGCCGCGCAGCGCGTGCTCGGGTTGCTCGCGAAGATCCTCGACGAGCTCGGCCCGGGCCACCCGGGCGGTCGCGAGGGGCTGGCCCGCCAACTCAGCATCCTGGATTTGGGCGGCGGATTCGGCATCGCCTACACCGCCGAGGAGGACCCTCTGGACGTCGCCGGTGTGGCCCGCGACATGCTTGCCCAGGTCAGCGCGTATGCCGCGGCCAGCGGGGTGCCGGAGCCGACGGTCATGGTCGAGCCCGGGCGTGCGATCGTCGGGCCCGCGGCCGTGACGGTCTACGAAGTCGGCACGGTCAAAGACGTGGCGATCGAGGAGGGGATCTTCCGGCGTTACCTTGCCGTCGACGGCGGCATGTCGGACAACATTCGGCCGGCGCTTTACGACGCGAACTATGACGCCCGGCTGGTCAATCGGTTCACCGAGGGCGAGGCGGTGGCTGCCCGTATCGTCGGATCGCACTGCGAGTCCGGGGACATCATCGTCCATGATCTTTTGCTCCCCGCGGACGTGGGGGTGGGCGACCTCATCGGCATCGGGGCCGCCGGCGCGTACTGCCTGGCCATGTCGAGCAACTACAACGCGGCCTGCCGACCGGCGGTGGTCGTGGTCCGTGGCGGGGAGGCCCGTCTCATGGTGCGCCGGGAGACCATCGAGGATCTCCTGGCCCGCGAAGTGGACTAG
- a CDS encoding L-lactate permease, which translates to MAVPFDLAAHSVGAAADFLLAAGEPATHTLRTDAVAGNVALSAVCGLLPLVAFFAFLMGLKWKAHWSAAGSVVVALLVAVFGFDMPTGLAGLSLTQGVAFGLFPIVYIIIMAVWIYDLTVASGRFEDLRRIFSRIGRGDMRVQAMLIGFAFGGLLEALAGFGAPVAIVAAMLVSIGMSPVKAAVVTLVANCAPVAFGAMAIPVTTAGTLSQLDPTQVAAMSGRLVPILALITPFLLCLIMDGMRGLRQVWPMAVVLGLSFGGGQFIASNYFTYELTDVVACLLSLACGLAFLAVWKPTTPPEAASQVDTSGVQLTGKRTALALFPYLLIVVVFAIAKLWRIGIDLPAALAKTDMVVKWPGLYGNLYTAGGDVSNLPLFNFNWLSSPGTILAGCAIITVIVYWLTSDKAEGNTLSVGHGFGELAKGVYRMRWSYLTIALVMGLAYVMNFSGQTTAIGAALAATGAIFPLLSPILGWLGTAVTGSATSSNALFAQMQSATAQQIGADQVLLVSANTAGATLGKMVSPQTAAVAAAAVRSEGSESAILKGAAKYSVGLLIVLCVVVYLQSTSVLGWMVP; encoded by the coding sequence ATGGCCGTACCTTTTGATCTCGCCGCGCACTCTGTCGGTGCGGCCGCTGATTTCTTGCTCGCCGCCGGCGAACCGGCGACCCATACCCTGCGCACCGACGCAGTGGCCGGCAACGTTGCACTCTCCGCAGTGTGCGGGCTGCTTCCGTTGGTCGCCTTCTTTGCCTTCCTTATGGGGTTGAAGTGGAAAGCGCACTGGTCGGCGGCCGGCTCCGTCGTGGTCGCTCTCCTCGTCGCCGTCTTCGGCTTCGACATGCCGACAGGCCTGGCCGGACTCTCGCTGACCCAGGGTGTGGCGTTCGGACTGTTTCCCATCGTCTACATCATCATCATGGCGGTGTGGATCTACGATCTCACCGTCGCCTCCGGGCGCTTCGAGGACTTGCGCCGGATCTTCTCGCGCATCGGTCGCGGCGACATGCGCGTCCAGGCCATGCTGATCGGCTTCGCCTTCGGCGGGCTGTTGGAGGCCCTGGCGGGCTTCGGCGCCCCGGTCGCCATCGTGGCGGCCATGCTCGTGTCTATCGGCATGTCCCCGGTCAAAGCGGCGGTGGTCACGCTCGTGGCCAACTGCGCGCCGGTGGCCTTCGGCGCGATGGCCATCCCGGTGACCACCGCGGGCACCCTGTCTCAGCTCGACCCCACCCAGGTCGCCGCGATGTCCGGGCGCCTGGTTCCCATCCTCGCGCTGATCACACCTTTCTTGCTCTGCCTCATCATGGACGGCATGCGGGGCCTGCGCCAGGTCTGGCCGATGGCGGTCGTCTTGGGCCTGTCCTTCGGCGGCGGTCAGTTCATCGCCTCGAACTACTTCACCTACGAACTCACCGACGTCGTCGCCTGTCTGCTCTCGCTCGCCTGCGGTCTGGCCTTCCTGGCCGTGTGGAAGCCGACCACGCCGCCGGAGGCAGCCAGCCAGGTCGACACCAGCGGAGTTCAGCTCACCGGCAAGCGCACCGCTCTTGCTCTCTTCCCGTACCTGCTCATCGTCGTCGTCTTCGCCATTGCCAAGCTCTGGCGCATCGGGATCGACCTGCCGGCGGCGCTAGCCAAGACCGACATGGTGGTCAAGTGGCCGGGGCTCTACGGCAACCTCTACACCGCAGGCGGGGACGTATCGAACCTGCCGCTGTTTAACTTCAACTGGCTTTCCAGCCCGGGCACGATCCTGGCCGGATGTGCGATCATCACCGTCATCGTCTACTGGTTGACCAGCGACAAAGCAGAGGGCAATACCCTGAGCGTGGGGCACGGCTTCGGCGAGCTCGCCAAAGGCGTGTACCGGATGCGTTGGTCCTACCTCACTATCGCCCTGGTGATGGGCCTGGCCTACGTGATGAACTTCTCCGGGCAGACGACCGCGATCGGCGCCGCGCTGGCCGCCACCGGGGCGATCTTCCCGCTGCTCTCGCCCATCCTGGGCTGGCTGGGCACCGCCGTGACCGGCTCGGCGACCTCCTCGAACGCGTTGTTCGCGCAGATGCAGTCCGCCACCGCGCAGCAGATTGGCGCCGACCAGGTGCTGCTCGTCTCGGCGAATACCGCCGGTGCGACGCTGGGCAAGATGGTCTCCCCGCAGACCGCTGCCGTGGCCGCGGCTGCCGTGCGCTCGGAGGGCTCGGAGAGTGCGATCCTCAAGGGCGCGGCCAAGTACTCGGTCGGCCTCCTGATCGTCCTGTGCGTGGTGGTCTACCTTCAGTCGACGTCCGTGCTGGGGTGGATGGTTCCGTAG
- the argS gene encoding arginine--tRNA ligase, translating to MTPQALAELIQSTARTVFEQHDLDPTVLPAAVTVERPRNPEHGDYATNLALQVAKKAGVNPRELASWLAESLAGDAAIAAAEVAGPGFLNIRLAAAAQGEIVTRILAAGEAFGHNDHYAGTKVNLEFVSANPTGPIHLGGTRWAAVGDALGRVLAASGAEVTREYYFNDHGKQIDRFARSLVASAKGEPTPEDGYGGDYIAQIARRVVDKHPDALDHPAPETQEIFRAAGVEMMFEHIKTSLHEFGTDFDVFFHENSLFESGAVDRAIDKLKKAGELYQADGAWWLKSTDFGDDKDRVVIKSDGDAAYIAGDIAYIADKIERGHDLCIYMLGADHHGYIARLKAAAVALGYRAEQVEVLIGQMVNLVRDGKAVRMSKRAGTVITLDDLVEAIGIDAARYSMIRSSVDSSLDIDLDLWASQSNENPVYYVQYAHARLCSLDRKAADVLAGQHVPEADMSLLTHEREGELIRTLGEFPAVVAAAAELREPHRLARYAERLAGVFHRFYDSCPILPKAGTAPTSLVAARLELARAARQVLANALGLLGVSAPERM from the coding sequence ATGACACCTCAAGCGCTCGCAGAACTTATTCAGTCAACGGCACGCACTGTCTTTGAGCAGCACGATCTGGACCCGACCGTGCTGCCCGCGGCCGTGACCGTCGAGCGCCCCCGCAACCCGGAGCATGGCGACTACGCCACCAACCTCGCGCTTCAGGTGGCCAAGAAAGCCGGCGTGAATCCCCGCGAGTTGGCGTCCTGGCTGGCGGAATCGCTAGCCGGCGACGCCGCGATCGCCGCCGCCGAGGTGGCCGGCCCCGGGTTTTTGAATATTCGCCTGGCGGCTGCCGCCCAAGGCGAGATCGTCACCCGCATCCTCGCCGCAGGCGAGGCCTTCGGCCATAACGACCATTACGCGGGGACAAAGGTCAACCTCGAGTTCGTGTCGGCGAATCCGACCGGCCCGATCCACCTCGGCGGCACCCGCTGGGCTGCCGTGGGCGACGCCCTGGGCCGCGTACTCGCGGCCAGCGGCGCCGAGGTTACCCGCGAGTACTACTTCAACGACCACGGCAAGCAGATCGACCGCTTCGCGCGCTCCCTCGTCGCCTCCGCCAAGGGCGAGCCAACCCCGGAGGACGGTTACGGCGGCGACTACATCGCCCAGATCGCCCGGCGCGTCGTCGACAAGCATCCGGACGCCCTGGACCACCCGGCCCCGGAAACCCAAGAGATCTTCCGCGCTGCCGGCGTCGAGATGATGTTCGAGCACATCAAGACGTCCTTGCACGAATTCGGCACGGACTTCGACGTCTTCTTCCATGAGAATTCGCTGTTCGAGTCCGGCGCGGTGGACCGGGCCATCGACAAGCTCAAGAAGGCCGGCGAGCTCTACCAAGCAGACGGCGCCTGGTGGTTGAAGTCGACCGACTTCGGTGACGACAAAGACCGCGTGGTGATCAAGTCGGACGGCGACGCCGCGTACATCGCAGGCGACATCGCGTACATTGCCGACAAGATCGAACGCGGCCACGACCTGTGCATCTACATGCTTGGCGCGGACCATCACGGCTACATCGCGCGCCTGAAGGCCGCCGCGGTGGCGTTGGGCTACCGCGCGGAGCAAGTCGAGGTCCTCATCGGGCAGATGGTGAACCTGGTGCGCGACGGCAAGGCAGTGCGCATGTCCAAGCGCGCCGGCACGGTCATCACCCTCGACGACCTAGTCGAGGCGATCGGCATCGACGCCGCGCGGTACTCCATGATCCGTTCCTCGGTCGACTCCTCGCTGGATATTGACCTGGATCTGTGGGCTTCGCAGTCGAACGAGAACCCGGTGTACTACGTGCAGTACGCGCATGCGCGCCTGTGCTCCTTGGACCGCAAGGCGGCCGACGTGCTCGCCGGGCAGCACGTGCCGGAGGCGGACATGAGCCTGTTGACGCACGAGCGCGAGGGGGAGCTCATCCGGACTCTGGGGGAGTTCCCGGCGGTGGTCGCCGCGGCCGCCGAGCTGCGCGAGCCGCACCGGCTTGCCCGCTACGCCGAGCGGCTGGCCGGGGTCTTCCATCGGTTCTACGATTCCTGCCCGATCTTGCCGAAGGCGGGCACCGCACCGACGAGCCTGGTGGCCGCGCGCCTCGAGCTGGCGCGTGCCGCCCGGCAGGTGCTAGCAAACGCGCTCGGGCTTCTAGGGGTCAGCGCCCCGGAGCGGATGTAG
- a CDS encoding (Fe-S)-binding protein, with protein sequence MRIALFSTCIGDALFPDAHKATALILSRLGHEVVFPEKQTCCGQMHINTGYQQEAVPIIRTYADAFADPSIDCVVAPSGSCAGAVREQHVRIAGRYGDAALVDGAQKAADKTYELTEFLCDVEGRTDLGAWFPHRVTYHSSCHSLRFIEVGDKPYRLLRAVEGLDLVDLPNSEECCGFGGTFALKNAEVSAAMVSDKVRNIKSTGAEYVTAGDSSCLLNIVGALSRQQAGIRAVHIAEILASTREHPWTPKEAAYKREVML encoded by the coding sequence ATGCGCATTGCGCTTTTCTCCACGTGCATCGGCGACGCACTCTTCCCGGACGCCCACAAGGCAACGGCTCTTATTTTGAGCCGTCTTGGCCACGAGGTCGTATTCCCGGAGAAGCAGACCTGCTGCGGGCAGATGCACATCAATACCGGTTACCAGCAAGAGGCCGTGCCGATTATCCGCACGTACGCGGACGCGTTCGCCGACCCCTCGATCGACTGCGTCGTCGCCCCGTCCGGCTCCTGCGCCGGTGCGGTACGCGAGCAGCACGTGCGCATCGCCGGGCGCTACGGCGACGCCGCGCTTGTCGACGGCGCCCAGAAGGCCGCGGACAAGACCTACGAGCTCACCGAGTTTCTCTGCGACGTCGAGGGGCGCACCGATCTCGGCGCCTGGTTCCCGCACCGGGTGACCTACCACTCGTCGTGTCACTCCCTGCGCTTCATCGAGGTGGGCGACAAGCCCTACCGGCTGCTTCGTGCGGTCGAGGGCCTCGACCTCGTCGACCTACCCAACTCTGAGGAGTGCTGTGGCTTCGGCGGCACCTTCGCGCTGAAGAACGCCGAGGTATCGGCCGCCATGGTCTCGGACAAAGTGCGCAACATCAAGTCCACCGGGGCTGAATACGTTACCGCTGGCGATTCGTCGTGCCTGCTGAACATCGTGGGCGCGCTCTCGCGCCAGCAGGCCGGGATTAGGGCAGTCCACATCGCAGAGATCCTGGCTTCCACCCGCGAACATCCCTGGACGCCCAAGGAGGCGGCCTACAAGCGAGAGGTCATGCTATGA